The Meriones unguiculatus strain TT.TT164.6M chromosome 20, Bangor_MerUng_6.1, whole genome shotgun sequence region gaggggcagggaggagatgaggcagggagggtgggatttggaaggaatgagggagggggttacagctgggatacaaagtaaataatatgtaattaataccaaaaataaaaattatatatatataaaaacaatGGAATAACACATAGTAAATATAACAAATttcacagaagtaaaaaaaaagtaataatcacAGTTTTCTTTGATGTGCTGACAAAGCTTGTGTTAATAAGCAAAGCAGTTTATTTGactaacaggtttttttttttttaaccttagagGAAAAATATCTTGTACAACAcaggtattttttaattaaaaattatggtTGAGAATATTGGTGGATTAAACGCTTGTATTCCTTTAAATTAGTTacatcttccaatgtctattttatcTGTGAGTCTCACTTACACTATACATCATGACAATTGCTTTGTTCCACTGAAATCGAGTCCATAAATACATTGTACTTCAAAGAGCTCTAAGCAAATTGACAACAGTGTCTGGGGCTCTGTGTCCTTGGTGAGTAAAGAAACATTTAGAAGTAAGCTTCTACCCCCCTGACTCTGAGGATCTGAACACTCATTTCAGGGTTCTAAGTACACGAGTGGGTGTTATCACTTATGATGctagtttttgttattgttgcaaATAACGGAACTAACATTGTCAGTAATAAAGATATGCCTTGATTTATTTTTCATGACTGAAGTTATAGTTGGTGAGGCACAATTCTGAACTTAGGTTTTCCTCTGACACCTACGGTTTCCTTCTGCAACTAAATTCTATTAAAAAAACCACAGATATGAATGAAGACATGTTATGTCCAGAGATTGAACTAATATGAAAGGGAAAatgctatacatacatatatatacatatatatatgtatatatatatatgtatatatatattccatatatggatagagaaagaaagattgCGTGAACATGTACACTCACCATTTTTTCAAGAATACTACAAGGAAAGGTTTACTAATCTATGAAATATAGGGAACTCAGAACAAAACTAGGCAGAACAAGAGCACAATGATAAAAAGTGAAATGTGCTTTCAATCCTGCCATTCTTGGATTCTGTCCTGTTGGAACCATTACAATCAAATGTTAACATTGTGTTTGTTAATCAAGGAGCTATTGTTGCTGGATCTCCACATTTCAGTCACAGCTGAAGCTTAACTCCTCACTTTGCGGGAGTAGATCTGGACCCTCAGTTGCAGAGGTGATGCTATGCTCTGAATCTCTTTGTCATCCCCAACTAAACCAAGAATCTACTCAGGAAACAAGTTGGTGGTGGAGGAATTCCCTCTCAAGATTCTGCCAGTGACAATCATTCTGATGGCTTTTCGAAACCAAGGATAAAAGAAAGCATAAATCAGAGGGTTCATGGCTGAGTTATAGTAAGCAATCCAAACTAGTATTTCATACACATACGTGGGTGTGATGAACCCTAGGAAGGCATCAATGATGGAGTCAATGAAGTATGGCAGCCATGAGAGGAGGAAGGCAGCCACTGCAATTCCCAGGGTTTTGGctgctttcctctccctcttgGCCACCCTGTCCTTGTAGCTGCCTGGGGCCTTGGCTCTCTGGTCACTCATCTTCTCAATCTTCTGAGCCTGCTGTTTAGCAATGAGGAAAATCTTAGAGTAGACAGTTACCATGACCAGCGTGGGGatgaaaaataacagaaaattgaTGAAGACCCAGCTTTGGTTGACTGCGATTTGACATCCGCCCACACAGGTGAGAGCACTGACTAAGTCCTCCAGCCCAGCTTCATTTGCCCCTGAGTAAAGGAGGGAAAAGCTGTAGATGATGGACAGGAGCCAGGAGAAGGTGATGCACTTGCCAGACACAGATGCAGTGAACCTGGCAGGGTAGCTCAGGGGGTCACTGATGGCAATGTATCTGTCCACAGAGATGAAGCACAGGTGGAAGATAGAAGAATAACAGAACGAACCTTCAAAACAAGAATGGAATTTACAGTAACTCTCCCCGAAATACCAGCAGCCCTCCACAGACCTCACCGTGCTGAAGGGCATCACTGTCAGCCCCACCAGGAAGTCGGCACAGGCCAGGGATGCCACCAGGAAGTTGGCAGGAGAATGCAGCTGCCTGAAATGGAGAATTGACATCATCACCAGGAGGTTTCCCAACACAGCCAGCACAGCCCCAGAGCCAAAG contains the following coding sequences:
- the LOC110558651 gene encoding trace amine-associated receptor 7a, whose amino-acid sequence is MDELDDNFLRDQPRIMREDLLSATSVQLCYENLNRSCVRSPYSPGPRLILYAVFGSGAVLAVLGNLLVMMSILHFRQLHSPANFLVASLACADFLVGLTVMPFSTVRSVEGCWYFGESYCKFHSCFEGSFCYSSIFHLCFISVDRYIAISDPLSYPARFTASVSGKCITFSWLLSIIYSFSLLYSGANEAGLEDLVSALTCVGGCQIAVNQSWVFINFLLFFIPTLVMVTVYSKIFLIAKQQAQKIEKMSDQRAKAPGSYKDRVAKRERKAAKTLGIAVAAFLLSWLPYFIDSIIDAFLGFITPTYVYEILVWIAYYNSAMNPLIYAFFYPWFRKAIRMIVTGRILRGNSSTTNLFPE